One Candidatus Moraniibacteriota bacterium DNA window includes the following coding sequences:
- the rpsT gene encoding 30S ribosomal protein S20, with translation MPIKKSAKKYMRVTGRKTEKNKKIKGILKNAIKRTKEAAESGNSEEAKKWLKIAVKALDKAVQKKVIKKNTAARKKTRLNKLVKNMGEK, from the coding sequence ATGCCTATTAAAAAATCAGCTAAAAAATATATGCGGGTTACTGGCCGGAAAACTGAAAAAAATAAAAAAATAAAAGGGATTTTAAAAAATGCCATAAAAAGAACAAAGGAAGCTGCCGAAAGCGGAAATAGTGAAGAAGCAAAGAAATGGTTAAAAATTGCCGTCAAAGCCCTTGATAAGGCAGTACAAAAAAAAGTTATTAAAAAAAATACAGCCGCCCGCAAGAAAACGCGGCTTAATAAACTGGTAAAAAATATGGGGGAAAAGTAA
- a CDS encoding DciA family protein, whose amino-acid sequence MKRIKLLLKGKKTSAKVNLDDKSIFYIFRQVVQKEYGSRGVENVTPQFFKKKTLFLQAKNSNWANEIWMNRRDIIRKINKEIGTEEVEEIKIKN is encoded by the coding sequence ATGAAGAGAATAAAGCTTTTATTGAAAGGTAAAAAAACCTCGGCCAAAGTAAATTTAGATGACAAAAGCATTTTCTATATTTTCCGACAAGTGGTTCAAAAAGAATATGGTAGCCGAGGCGTTGAAAATGTAACTCCCCAATTTTTTAAGAAAAAAACACTTTTTCTCCAAGCCAAAAACTCAAATTGGGCCAATGAAATCTGGATGAACCGGCGCGACATAATCAGGAAAATAAATAAAGAAATAGGAACAGAAGAAGTCGAAGAAATCAAAATAAAAAATTAA
- the dnaN gene encoding DNA polymerase III subunit beta, producing MKLICTQENFKKAIYNTERVVGRQITLPILENILLETEKGMLKASATNLEIGVSLKIGAKIEKEGKITVPAKLISGFVSNLPISDTISLEVKNSILKISSGEYDAQIKGLGAQEFPIIPELEGDFLFSLPAQKLRDIISKLLVCVSIDNARPELTGVNVLFFEKEIHLAGTDSFRLAEAILPVKQEKDGKYPVFMSKVNSLIIPAQAFAEVLRIIGNETQEVKIAIGENQIFFQVDSIKVVSRLINGKYPEYKHIIPKEFATRAYLGKEELSRAVKVASIFTHGKSGEVNFKIDSKNKKVVIQAQSEEAGENKSQLRAEVSGPDQEIVFNPRYILDGINSINTYSLALSVNNNSSPALLQMMGDETKKAVKEYAYVVMPIKS from the coding sequence ATGAAATTAATTTGCACTCAGGAAAATTTTAAAAAAGCGATATACAACACAGAGCGAGTAGTGGGAAGGCAAATAACCCTTCCAATTCTGGAAAATATTTTATTGGAGACGGAAAAAGGCATGTTGAAAGCTTCAGCTACTAATTTAGAAATTGGAGTATCATTAAAAATAGGAGCAAAAATAGAAAAAGAAGGAAAAATAACAGTCCCAGCTAAACTTATTAGTGGGTTTGTCAGTAATTTGCCGATTAGTGACACTATTTCCTTGGAAGTTAAAAATTCTATTTTAAAAATATCTAGCGGAGAGTATGACGCTCAAATTAAAGGACTGGGCGCCCAAGAATTTCCCATTATTCCTGAATTAGAAGGAGATTTTCTATTTTCTCTCCCTGCCCAGAAATTAAGGGATATAATTTCAAAACTGCTTGTGTGCGTTTCAATCGACAATGCCAGGCCGGAACTTACCGGAGTGAACGTGCTATTTTTTGAGAAGGAGATTCATTTAGCCGGCACTGACAGTTTTCGCCTGGCCGAAGCTATTCTTCCCGTAAAGCAGGAAAAAGACGGAAAATATCCGGTATTTATGTCCAAGGTGAATTCACTCATTATTCCGGCTCAGGCCTTTGCGGAAGTATTGCGGATCATTGGCAACGAAACCCAGGAAGTAAAAATTGCTATCGGAGAGAACCAGATTTTCTTCCAGGTTGATTCCATTAAGGTTGTGTCCCGTCTTATTAACGGGAAATATCCGGAATACAAACACATAATTCCAAAAGAATTCGCTACTCGGGCGTATCTTGGTAAAGAAGAATTATCCCGGGCGGTAAAAGTAGCCAGTATTTTCACTCACGGCAAATCCGGAGAGGTAAATTTTAAAATTGATTCCAAAAACAAAAAAGTCGTTATTCAGGCGCAATCAGAAGAAGCGGGAGAAAATAAAAGTCAGTTGCGCGCGGAAGTATCCGGCCCGGATCAAGAAATTGTATTTAATCCCCGTTACATCCTGGACGGAATTAATTCCATTAACACCTATTCTTTGGCGCTTTCCGTTAATAATAATTCTTCACCTGCTCTTCTTCAAATGATGGGTGATGAAACAAAAAAAGCCGTGAAAGAATACGCCTATGTAGTTATGCCAATAAAAAGCTAG
- the dnaA gene encoding chromosomal replication initiator protein DnaA has protein sequence MTNEELWQAALGEIELSISKANFVTWFKNTTILSNEGGRVIIGVPNGFAKEWLENKYYAYVLRSLRNLQQDIKEVSCAVYNFQGTSQSPVKNVDAVQIPKQSKRMSASLSDSYDIHQDSSLNPRYLFENFIIGESNELARAACYAVSQNLGRAYNPLFIYGGVGLGKTHLLQSIGNEIIKKDDHKKIKYITSERFANELIESIKNQSIAQFKADYQKIDLLIIDDIQFLSGKEKTQNEFFHIFNVLYQINKQIVISSDRPPKAIPTIEERLRSRFEGGMIADIGKPDLETRMAILKAKSAERDIYLDDETIRFVAENIKSNIRELEGALNRIIAISEFNKKPPSLKFVRQSLSEIITSGKKKGVQHKHIIDAVSEFYGIDDKKLIIKGRKKEIARARQVAMYLMRSELNTSYPSIGERFGGRNHTTALHAFDKISREVEENEKLKEEIEIIKERIYNI, from the coding sequence ATGACTAATGAAGAGTTATGGCAAGCTGCCTTAGGTGAAATAGAGCTTTCTATTTCTAAAGCAAATTTTGTCACTTGGTTTAAAAATACCACTATTCTTTCTAATGAAGGCGGCCGGGTGATCATTGGCGTTCCTAATGGGTTTGCTAAAGAATGGCTGGAAAATAAGTATTACGCTTACGTTCTCCGCTCTCTTCGCAATTTGCAGCAAGATATAAAAGAAGTCAGTTGCGCTGTTTATAATTTCCAGGGAACTTCTCAGAGTCCTGTAAAAAATGTAGATGCCGTCCAGATACCAAAGCAGAGCAAAAGAATGTCCGCCTCTTTGTCAGATTCTTATGATATCCACCAAGATAGCAGCTTAAATCCTAGATATTTATTTGAAAATTTCATTATTGGAGAAAGTAACGAGCTGGCGCGTGCTGCTTGTTACGCAGTTTCCCAAAACCTAGGAAGGGCTTACAATCCTCTTTTTATTTACGGCGGGGTGGGCCTGGGAAAAACCCATCTTCTTCAATCAATTGGAAATGAGATTATAAAAAAAGACGACCACAAAAAAATAAAATACATAACTTCTGAAAGATTTGCCAATGAACTTATTGAATCAATAAAAAACCAAAGTATTGCCCAGTTTAAAGCCGATTACCAGAAAATTGACTTGCTAATTATCGATGACATTCAGTTTCTTTCTGGGAAAGAAAAAACCCAAAATGAATTTTTCCATATTTTTAACGTTTTATACCAGATTAACAAACAGATTGTGATCAGCAGCGACCGACCCCCCAAGGCCATACCCACCATTGAAGAGCGTTTGCGGTCCCGCTTTGAAGGAGGTATGATAGCCGATATCGGAAAGCCAGATTTAGAGACAAGAATGGCTATTTTAAAGGCAAAATCAGCCGAGCGTGACATTTACCTGGATGACGAGACAATCAGGTTTGTCGCCGAGAACATTAAAAGCAATATCCGGGAGCTTGAGGGAGCACTAAACAGAATTATTGCTATCAGTGAGTTCAATAAAAAACCCCCTTCTTTGAAATTTGTTCGGCAGTCCCTTTCAGAAATAATCACCAGCGGCAAAAAGAAGGGTGTACAACACAAACATATTATTGACGCCGTTTCAGAATTTTATGGCATTGACGACAAAAAGCTCATTATCAAAGGAAGAAAAAAGGAAATTGCCCGCGCCCGCCAAGTTGCTATGTATCTGATGCGAAGCGAGCTTAATACTTCTTATCCTAGCATCGGAGAGCGGTTTGGTGGCCGCAACCATACCACTGCCCTTCACGCGTTTGATAAAATATCCAGAGAGGTAGAGGAGAATGAAAAGCTCAAAGAGGAAATAGAAATTATAAAAGAAAGGATTTATAATATCTAG
- the rpmH gene encoding 50S ribosomal protein L34, with the protein MKRTYQPKKRRRKKRHGFLKRMKSKQGKKVLKNRRRKKRKKLTP; encoded by the coding sequence ATGAAGCGAACATATCAGCCCAAAAAAAGGCGAAGAAAAAAAAGACACGGGTTTTTGAAAAGGATGAAATCTAAACAGGGAAAAAAAGTTCTAAAAAACAGAAGAAGAAAAAAAAGAAAGAAGTTGACTCCTTAG
- the rnpA gene encoding ribonuclease P protein component, whose amino-acid sequence MLPAKNRLTRKDDFQRVYQKGTFFSFGDITLKATENSQKETRVGFLIEKKTTKKAAKRNKIKRLLREAFSRQLKRIKPGFDVVVFYKGKERIGKFQQVDLAVKKLLEKSGLIKAK is encoded by the coding sequence ATGCTCCCGGCCAAAAACAGATTGACCAGAAAAGATGATTTTCAAAGGGTGTACCAAAAAGGAACCTTTTTTTCTTTTGGAGACATTACTCTGAAAGCGACTGAAAACAGCCAGAAAGAGACAAGAGTAGGTTTTTTAATAGAAAAAAAAACAACGAAAAAAGCGGCTAAAAGAAATAAAATAAAAAGATTACTGCGAGAAGCCTTTTCCCGACAATTAAAAAGAATAAAACCCGGATTTGATGTTGTAGTGTTTTATAAAGGAAAAGAAAGGATCGGCAAATTTCAACAAGTCGATTTGGCAGTAAAAAAATTATTGGAAAAAAGTGGCTTAATAAAGGCAAAATAA
- a CDS encoding YidC/Oxa1 family membrane protein insertase has product MSAIFHDIFYQPLYNILITLYNVLPGQDFGVAIIAFTLILRTLLIPIYKKQIESQKRLQELQPKIKEIQQKHKNDKEKQTKEVMEFYKKNKTNPFSGCLPLIIQLVFLIAIYRILITISNSAFAVEEKELYSFVNNPGAIKHFFLGIVDLTRPSIILAILAAAAQFYQTKMLMKKQPEKEKSDSSRPDFTQMMNKQMLYLGPLLTLFIGIKFAAGLALYWLVSTIFMIIQQVFISREEKKQS; this is encoded by the coding sequence ATGAGCGCAATTTTTCACGACATTTTTTATCAACCTCTGTATAATATTCTGATTACTCTTTATAATGTTCTTCCCGGACAGGATTTTGGAGTGGCTATAATAGCTTTCACTCTAATACTTCGGACGCTTCTTATTCCTATTTATAAAAAGCAGATCGAATCACAAAAACGCCTCCAAGAACTTCAGCCAAAAATTAAAGAAATTCAGCAAAAGCATAAAAACGACAAAGAAAAGCAAACCAAAGAAGTAATGGAATTTTACAAAAAGAATAAAACCAATCCTTTCTCCGGATGTTTGCCATTGATAATCCAGCTGGTTTTTTTGATTGCCATTTACCGGATTCTTATAACTATTTCCAATTCCGCTTTTGCCGTAGAAGAAAAAGAATTGTATTCTTTTGTCAATAACCCCGGGGCAATCAAGCATTTCTTTTTGGGAATCGTGGATTTAACAAGGCCCAGCATAATTTTGGCGATTCTGGCAGCGGCCGCCCAATTTTATCAAACAAAAATGCTGATGAAAAAACAACCGGAAAAAGAAAAAAGCGATTCTTCCCGGCCGGATTTTACTCAAATGATGAACAAACAAATGCTCTATCTTGGCCCTCTTTTGACGCTATTTATTGGAATTAAATTTGCGGCTGGACTTGCCCTTTATTGGCTTGTTTCAACGATTTTTATGATTATTCAGCAAGTGTTTATTTCCCGTGAGGAGAAAAAACAATCCTAA
- a CDS encoding flippase — protein sequence MAIARKIAYNILFNVVAKIISTGLALVGIGFITRYLGKEGFGNYATVLAFFAFFGALADLGMYAVATREISRSDADERGIMGNVVTLRIASSFFIALLSPLIVLLLPYPQEVKMGILLVASAFFFSSSYMVLNGIFQKNLAMDKVATAELIGKMVQLGVVVLAVHYRLGFLVVIASILFCMIVNSTLVFLLSRRYLTFRLSFDFTYWKKFLRESLPVGISVFVAFVYFKADTILLSILRNSADVGIYNAAYKIIENISYFPGMIIGLILPIMSHSIFSNRRRFEDVSNKTFKLFILLVVPLVIGTFFLADDIIELIGGAGFSESALTLRILIIALACIFFGNFFNTILIAGNLQKALMKILILCAVVNVGTNLILIPLYSYTGAAVTSAMTEILVVVLTSYTVVRRLDYRPRGEHLGRIIVAGLAMGAVLFLLQDMTFIIRAVLSVLVYAVALWITRTITIREISSIISREPQIPSKEVVV from the coding sequence ATGGCTATCGCGCGAAAAATTGCTTACAATATTCTCTTTAATGTTGTAGCTAAAATCATCTCAACCGGACTGGCTTTGGTAGGAATAGGATTCATTACCCGCTATCTAGGGAAAGAAGGATTTGGAAATTACGCGACAGTGCTCGCGTTTTTCGCTTTTTTTGGGGCTTTAGCGGATCTGGGAATGTACGCAGTGGCTACTAGGGAGATTTCCCGTTCTGATGCTGATGAGCGAGGAATTATGGGTAATGTGGTGACGTTGCGCATTGCGAGCTCATTTTTTATAGCGCTCCTCTCCCCGCTGATTGTACTGCTGCTCCCCTATCCTCAGGAAGTGAAGATGGGAATACTTCTAGTCGCGTCGGCCTTTTTCTTTTCCTCAAGTTACATGGTGCTCAACGGGATATTTCAGAAAAACCTGGCGATGGACAAAGTGGCAACGGCGGAACTAATCGGAAAAATGGTACAATTAGGCGTGGTTGTTTTGGCAGTTCACTACCGACTGGGATTTCTGGTTGTGATCGCGTCAATCCTTTTTTGCATGATCGTAAATTCTACGCTGGTTTTTCTTTTGAGTCGCCGCTATCTGACTTTTCGTCTTTCTTTCGATTTTACCTATTGGAAAAAATTTCTTCGCGAGTCACTTCCAGTTGGAATTTCTGTTTTCGTCGCATTTGTTTATTTCAAAGCCGATACAATTCTACTGTCGATACTTAGAAATAGCGCCGACGTTGGAATCTATAATGCCGCTTATAAAATTATTGAAAACATAAGCTATTTTCCCGGTATGATTATCGGACTAATTCTACCCATTATGTCACACTCTATTTTTTCCAACCGCCGGCGTTTTGAAGATGTGTCCAATAAAACCTTTAAATTATTTATTTTGCTGGTCGTGCCGTTGGTTATTGGAACCTTTTTTTTGGCCGATGACATTATTGAGCTTATCGGCGGAGCAGGATTTTCCGAGTCGGCTTTGACACTTCGCATTCTCATTATAGCGCTGGCCTGCATCTTTTTCGGTAACTTTTTTAATACCATTCTTATCGCGGGGAATTTGCAAAAAGCGCTTATGAAGATTCTGATACTGTGCGCGGTGGTAAATGTAGGAACAAACCTGATACTTATTCCCCTTTACTCCTATACCGGAGCGGCTGTCACTTCGGCGATGACGGAAATTCTGGTAGTGGTTCTTACGTCTTACACAGTGGTGCGAAGATTGGACTATCGTCCCCGGGGTGAACATCTGGGAAGAATTATTGTTGCTGGACTGGCGATGGGAGCGGTTTTGTTTTTACTTCAGGACATGACTTTTATTATTCGAGCGGTACTAAGCGTTCTTGTTTATGCAGTCGCGCTTTGGATCACGCGAACGATTACCATCCGGGAGATTAGCAGTATTATTAGCCGGGAACCGCAAATTCCCTCCAAGGAAGTAGTAGTGTAA
- a CDS encoding glycosyltransferase family 2 protein, translating to MAQPKVFIIILNYNARSTLKGCLASIFQLEYENFEVVLVDNNSTDGSLEAAKTFFPRAHIIKNGANLGFAAGSNVGIRYALEKMADYIFLINPDAIVEKDTLRILVKEAEQSANAGIFSPLIIKEDHYSVWFAGGKIKWLTMKTVHIFEPLSNKPYETQYISGCTMFVKKEIFRQIGLLDERFFLYYEDADFCLRARKEGFKIMVIPQVQVYHYEKSEGNLENKIYWLVISGIIFFKKNAPVILKPWISFYTALRRIKNQLDVKFRKNNLAEVVQRAYGDYKNVS from the coding sequence ATGGCACAGCCGAAGGTATTTATTATAATTCTTAATTACAATGCTCGCTCTACCCTCAAAGGATGCCTAGCGAGCATTTTTCAGCTTGAATACGAGAATTTTGAAGTAGTTTTGGTTGATAATAATTCAACTGACGGATCGCTGGAAGCGGCAAAAACATTTTTTCCGCGCGCCCACATTATTAAAAACGGCGCCAATCTCGGCTTTGCGGCAGGAAGCAATGTCGGAATCCGCTATGCGCTGGAAAAAATGGCGGACTATATTTTTCTTATCAATCCCGATGCGATAGTGGAAAAAGACACTCTGCGCATACTAGTTAAAGAAGCTGAACAAAGTGCTAATGCCGGAATTTTTAGCCCTCTTATTATTAAAGAAGACCATTATTCAGTCTGGTTTGCGGGAGGAAAAATAAAGTGGCTGACAATGAAAACGGTTCATATTTTCGAGCCCCTTTCAAATAAGCCCTATGAGACCCAGTATATCTCTGGCTGTACCATGTTTGTTAAAAAAGAGATTTTTCGCCAAATCGGGCTTCTGGACGAGAGATTTTTTCTATATTACGAAGACGCTGATTTTTGCCTGCGCGCAAGAAAAGAAGGATTTAAAATTATGGTGATTCCTCAGGTCCAGGTCTACCACTATGAGAAAAGTGAAGGAAACCTAGAAAATAAAATTTACTGGCTGGTGATTTCCGGAATAATTTTCTTCAAAAAAAATGCGCCGGTGATTTTAAAGCCGTGGATAAGTTTTTACACGGCATTAAGAAGAATAAAAAATCAGCTGGATGTAAAATTCAGGAAAAATAATTTGGCTGAAGTTGTTCAAAGGGCGTACGGTGATTATAAAAATGTTAGTTAA
- a CDS encoding glycosyltransferase family 2 protein, whose protein sequence is MVLSFIIVNYQSEKYLENCISSIKEKVLSVDYEIIVVNNDNGNLEAKLANEIKVIKSEENIGFGAANNIGAREAKGEILCFLNPDTKVISEDIKSLLDEFDKNDKLAIIGPKLLSDKNEVQWWCAGKEVTVWSIILNNLGYRRDKKIWESSKKIKCAWVSGAAMFIRREVFEKLGGFDEKFFMYFEDIDLCKKVRIAGYKVLYYPNFAIKHFGGRSFSLDRKAQKCYYYKSQKYFLRKWLISQ, encoded by the coding sequence ATGGTTTTATCTTTCATTATCGTCAACTATCAAAGTGAAAAATATTTAGAAAATTGTATTTCTTCAATTAAAGAAAAAGTTTTAAGTGTGGATTATGAAATAATTGTTGTGAATAATGACAATGGCAACTTAGAAGCTAAGCTTGCAAATGAAATAAAAGTTATAAAAAGCGAGGAAAATATTGGTTTTGGAGCAGCAAATAATATTGGTGCGAGGGAAGCAAAAGGTGAAATATTATGTTTTTTAAATCCAGATACGAAAGTTATTTCAGAAGATATTAAGAGTCTGCTGGACGAATTTGATAAAAATGACAAATTGGCAATCATTGGGCCGAAATTATTAAGCGATAAAAATGAAGTTCAATGGTGGTGCGCCGGGAAAGAAGTAACCGTTTGGAGCATTATATTAAATAACTTGGGCTATAGGCGCGACAAAAAAATTTGGGAAAGTTCTAAAAAAATCAAATGTGCCTGGGTGAGCGGCGCGGCGATGTTTATCCGGCGGGAAGTTTTTGAAAAACTCGGCGGATTCGATGAAAAATTTTTTATGTATTTTGAAGATATTGATCTTTGCAAAAAGGTGCGAATAGCTGGATATAAAGTTTTATACTATCCAAATTTTGCCATAAAGCATTTTGGCGGCAGGAGTTTTTCACTTGACAGAAAGGCACAGAAATGCTATTATTATAAATCTCAAAAATATTTTTTGAGAAAATGGCTCATTAGTCAATAA
- a CDS encoding O-antigen ligase family protein, with amino-acid sequence MVYKLLLLFCLYLPFQIALNPSEGIDLASVRVIIPILALLWIISGLKNRRIFIPAKIQTVLIIFFLFIAGLSLFWADNQDWGFRKLLFLLSIFPVYFVVTSIIQCHSRESGNPEINGVDSGSGAGMTYLNVKIIKFLVWGAGVTSVIGIIQFLLQFMIGLDNTAAIWRNYVTPLFLGKSFTHAVLEYPSWLVNVSGKDFLRAFSTFPDPHMLSFYLGLSLPLAIGLYYAFKKNIYLFFSLIILIANLLTFSRGGYIGLAAGLIFIVLYFAVNKKISAKKLLASLVLTLIVLASLALTPIGKRAITSFSTVEGSNKVRFENWNQAVKVIKNNPLGVGIGNYSYEIEPSAPYRKPIYAHNLYLDIAAETGIINAIIFILLVVFSIKDFVKKSKDNILYLGSAAGLVIFSIHSVFDTALYSVQVLPLLLVIIALSASNNSGNTILRPRHSVTG; translated from the coding sequence ATGGTTTATAAACTGCTTTTATTGTTCTGCCTCTATCTTCCCTTTCAAATCGCCTTAAATCCCAGCGAAGGAATTGACCTTGCTTCAGTAAGGGTAATAATCCCAATCCTGGCTTTATTATGGATTATTTCAGGTCTCAAAAACCGGCGGATTTTTATTCCAGCGAAAATACAGACGGTTTTAATCATATTTTTTTTGTTCATAGCTGGCCTTTCACTATTTTGGGCAGATAATCAGGATTGGGGATTCCGGAAACTTTTGTTCTTGCTTTCAATCTTTCCGGTTTATTTTGTAGTAACCAGTATTATTCAATGTCATTCCCGCGAAAGCGGGAATCCAGAAATAAATGGCGTAGATTCCGGCTCAGGGGCCGGAATGACATATCTGAATGTCAAAATTATCAAATTTCTCGTCTGGGGCGCGGGAGTTACATCTGTAATTGGCATAATTCAATTTCTTCTGCAATTTATGATTGGGCTGGATAATACTGCTGCAATTTGGAGAAATTACGTAACACCTCTGTTTTTAGGAAAATCATTTACTCATGCTGTTTTAGAATATCCCAGCTGGCTGGTTAATGTTTCCGGGAAAGATTTTTTAAGGGCCTTTTCGACATTTCCCGATCCGCATATGCTTTCTTTTTATTTAGGGCTTTCGCTACCTTTGGCAATAGGATTATACTATGCTTTTAAAAAAAATATTTATTTATTTTTTTCTTTAATAATTTTAATCGCGAATCTCCTTACCTTTTCCCGTGGAGGGTATATCGGCTTGGCTGCCGGCCTGATTTTTATAGTTTTATATTTTGCTGTCAATAAAAAAATATCGGCTAAAAAACTTTTAGCTTCTCTTGTGCTGACACTGATTGTTTTGGCGTCTCTGGCGCTCACGCCAATCGGGAAGCGGGCCATTACCAGCTTCAGCACTGTTGAGGGCTCAAACAAGGTAAGATTTGAAAACTGGAATCAAGCGGTTAAAGTAATCAAAAATAATCCGCTGGGAGTGGGAATCGGCAATTATTCCTATGAAATTGAGCCCAGCGCTCCCTACCGGAAGCCGATTTACGCTCATAATTTATATCTTGACATCGCGGCGGAAACAGGAATTATCAATGCCATAATCTTTATATTGCTGGTCGTTTTTTCAATTAAAGATTTTGTGAAAAAATCAAAAGATAATATTTTATATCTAGGGAGTGCGGCGGGACTTGTGATTTTTTCAATCCATTCAGTTTTTGACACCGCGCTTTATTCAGTGCAAGTTCTGCCCCTGCTTTTAGTAATAATAGCTTTATCTGCTTCGAATAATTCCGGTAACACTATACTGCGGCCGCGGCATAGTGTTACCGGATGA
- a CDS encoding O-antigen ligase family protein — protein sequence MAAKVNKILIPLTILLIPAYLIRFSVFGIPTNLLEILVLVVFISAFLSKQKIDYKEFYKQNKVYFFGILLVIAGLFISTVVSGHYRIGFGIIKGWFIIPLVFSWVLIKEIKKKEDLENILKWLYLGIFGVAAISLIYYFQGNVTYDSRLKALYLSPNHLAMYLTPGIIIGIYLIQNTISQLTGESYKEMRLLAYTGKSYHSLFFNTISFLIILSSLYLTYSYAAWVAVILSLIITALFGKRKLSKKFVLIGAIIILLIIMSQWNTEKMENLKNFSRSSLESRVIIWQSATKILKDNVIWGIGPGNFQNIYLEYQKYFPPYLEWAVPQPLNLYLAFWLQSGIFGFIGFLILIIKWMHETLKNEKNSLFLIEAVLLGIMLYILIHGFIDTPYWKNDLAVIFWIIFSLRIVASQLKNPKLLAQTS from the coding sequence ATGGCTGCAAAAGTAAATAAAATATTGATTCCGCTGACAATACTTTTAATTCCGGCTTATCTGATCAGGTTTTCTGTTTTTGGCATCCCGACTAATTTGCTGGAAATTTTGGTTTTGGTGGTTTTTATTTCGGCGTTTTTGAGCAAGCAAAAAATTGATTACAAAGAATTTTACAAGCAAAACAAAGTTTATTTTTTTGGAATACTGCTGGTAATTGCCGGACTTTTTATATCAACGGTGGTGAGTGGACATTACCGAATCGGATTCGGAATAATCAAGGGATGGTTTATTATCCCACTTGTTTTTTCTTGGGTTTTAATCAAGGAAATAAAGAAGAAAGAAGATTTAGAAAATATTTTAAAATGGCTTTATTTAGGCATTTTTGGAGTAGCTGCAATCAGTTTAATTTATTATTTTCAAGGAAATGTAACTTACGACAGCCGGCTCAAGGCCCTTTATCTTTCGCCTAATCATCTGGCGATGTATCTGACGCCGGGAATAATAATTGGAATCTACTTAATTCAAAATACAATTTCTCAACTAACGGGTGAATCTTACAAAGAGATGCGCTTACTTGCATATACAGGCAAAAGCTACCACTCGCTGTTTTTTAATACAATCTCCTTTTTAATTATTCTGTCTAGCTTGTACCTCACCTATTCCTATGCGGCGTGGGTAGCGGTGATTTTGAGTTTAATTATCACGGCGCTTTTTGGCAAAAGAAAATTAAGCAAAAAATTTGTTTTGATTGGAGCAATAATTATTTTACTTATTATTATGAGCCAGTGGAACACTGAAAAAATGGAAAATCTCAAAAACTTTTCCCGATCTTCTCTGGAATCAAGGGTCATCATCTGGCAATCAGCGACGAAGATTCTTAAAGATAATGTTATCTGGGGGATCGGACCGGGAAATTTTCAAAATATTTATCTGGAATATCAAAAATATTTTCCACCCTATCTTGAATGGGCGGTTCCCCAACCCCTTAACCTATATCTTGCTTTTTGGCTTCAGAGCGGGATTTTTGGATTTATCGGGTTTTTAATTTTAATTATTAAGTGGATGCATGAAACATTAAAAAATGAAAAAAACAGCTTATTTTTAATAGAAGCTGTTTTATTGGGAATAATGCTTTATATATTAATTCACGGTTTCATTGACACGCCCTACTGGAAAAATGATCTGGCTGTTATTTTTTGGATAATATTTTCTCTGAGAATAGTAGCAAGCCAACTGAAAAATCCGAAGCTATTAGCCCAAACTTCTTAA
- a CDS encoding signal peptidase II — protein MHPVQVGIMDPEIKTKKILFALLFFALVPLDQFSKYLIRQGGGFYICNINIAWGIKVPEILFWLFWLLAITILIFAFISKKSVIHNSLFIIPVLAGATSNIIDRIMFGCVIDFIDLKFWPAFNLADSFIVLGGILLLVKYLKL, from the coding sequence ATGCATCCGGTGCAAGTAGGCATTATGGACCCTGAAATAAAAACCAAAAAAATACTTTTTGCGCTGTTGTTTTTTGCTCTAGTCCCTCTCGACCAGTTTTCTAAGTATCTAATCCGCCAAGGGGGCGGATTTTATATTTGCAACATAAATATTGCCTGGGGAATAAAAGTACCCGAGATTTTATTTTGGCTTTTTTGGCTTTTAGCAATTACTATTTTAATATTTGCCTTTATTAGCAAAAAATCTGTGATTCATAATTCATTATTCATAATTCCTGTTCTGGCCGGAGCAACTTCTAATATCATTGATCGCATAATGTTTGGCTGCGTTATCGACTTCATTGACCTTAAGTTTTGGCCGGCGTTCAACCTGGCCGACAGCTTCATCGTCCTCGGCGGTATTTTGCTGCTAGTAAAATACTTGAAATTATAG